In Eubacteriales bacterium mix99, the DNA window GGAATTTATGAAAAAGATAATTGCTATATGTCTATTACTTTCAGTATTCATGGTTTCCTGTAGGAAGGAAAATGTAGATCAGTGCAAGGTCCTTTCCATACATCAACAAAACACTCTTTCCGTAATGTCGTGGCGTCAGGAAGATGCGCCGGCTATGAAAAATTTAATAGATGACTTCGAGAGATCTCATCCGGGCATTAAAATGGAAATGGAATGTGTTTCCTTACCTCAATATGCGCAAACGATACAGGTGCGTTTAAGCAGTGGAACCGGGGTATCCGATGTTATTTTTCTAAAACCAGATTTGGACTTTTTTCTTTCCCTTACAAACAGGAAGGCTCTTCTCGATTTGTCAGAATGCGACTTTTTGGATCAGTACCCGAAGGAATTATCCTCTGTTTATGCGGTAAATGAAAAGCAATATGGCATTCCGTATACTGCAAATGTTATAACAACCATCTGTAATAAGGAAGTTTTGAACAGATTTGATTTGCAAATGCCAAGATGTTGGGAGGAAACAGAGAAGATATTTAACTTCCTAAAAAAGTCAGGTGTCGTCCCCATTGTTTGCGGTGGAGAACAGACAGATGATATGGATAAAAGTTATTTGCCCATTTTTTTGGCGAATGCAGAACAATATCGCTATCAATCTGCAAGAATTTTCTTTTATTATGTCCATACGCAGCAAACCGGTGATATTCTTAGTAATGATATGGTACAGAGTTTCTTAGAGTGTATGAAATCGTTGGCGGATTCCGGTTATTACCCAGCTGAAAATTTGAATTTATCCAAAACACAAGCAACAGAATTATTTGCAAATGGTAAGGCGGCTTTTTTACTTGGGGATACAGCCTCTGTTTCCACGATATATTCTTATAATCCGGACTGTGAGTTTGAGTTTTCTCAACTGCCAATGGAATTTGGTTCTTTAACCGGATATAAGTCAATCGGAACTGTGTTGGGGATTGGGTCAGATACGCCTGCAAGGGAGGAGTGCAAAGAATTTATTTCGTATTTAAGTCAGCCTGAAGTGGCAACCGCATACGGCGATGCCATTAATCAATTGGTTCTTGTAAATGGAGTGACCCCACAAAACGAGATGTGTTTAAAAATTAAGGATTTGTTTGATCAGAAGTTATCGTTTGATCCTGCAGCCTGTGTATCAAATTATGAGAGTTGGTATCGGAAACCATTTAATGATTTGGTGGCAAGGGTAATTTCAGGACAGCCGGTGAAACTTGCATTGGAATATGGGAAAAAGGCATATGCCGAACTGATAGCAGTTACCAAATATATTATTTTACCATAGTATAGTAATCAAGAAAGGCGGAAGTCTAGTAATGAAATACAAAAATAAGCTGTTAGTTTGTGTGCTTATAGATTTGTATACGGATAGCCATATATAATGCACTGGCTCATTGATGGATCGGGGGATCAGGGTAAACTTGACAGGGGGTAAAAATATAGTTATAGGCTAGAACCTTGAAAGTTCAAAAAAAGCAGAAGTTAACCAGAAACATTCTCTCGATGAGTATTCCGAACATTCAGAGCCAGTGAGTCCGATATAAAGAGCCACCCATTCCGAATATGAGAGCCATGTCTGTTAAAAGGCTGTTTGTTGCGACACGATCCTGCCCCAAACTCCGTAGAAATTGAGAATGACAGCTCCAAGTAATTCTGATAGAATAAAGTTGTTCAAAGCAATAAACTATCAAAAACAAAGGAACTGTCATAATGAAAGCATATCAGGAGATAAGGGATCCGTCAATGAGAATCGAAATAATAAACAGCACAGCACTGCATGAAAAAGCACGATAGGGCTTTTCCCCAATATCTACGTAAAAAAATAAATTGCATTTTTTAACATGCAAAATCGGAGATATAGAAAAGGAAGGCTCAGGCGAAGGGTAGAAAAAGTCGAGCTTTCACAGGAAATTGTCTTGATTTTGCAGTTTGATAGTGTTATAGTTTATAAAGTGATTCTATACTATGACAGAAAGCGAGGTAAATGTCATGGCCATAAGCTATAAAAAATTATGGAAGCTTTTAATAGATCGCGATATGAAAAAGAAAGATTTGCAGCAGATCGCAGGTATCAGTTCTGCTTCAGTTACGAAGCTGGGGAAAAAGGAGAATGTTAATACAGAAATAATTGAAAAGATATGTAAGGCATTCCAATGCGATGTGAGTGACATTATGGAAATGACGGAAGACAATCAAAAGAATTGATTGGTATAGATCAAGAAATGCTCTGTCATTTATATATAACGGAGGAAATTTGATGAGCAATAATGTCTTAATTGTAAAAGACGAACCTAAGATATCTAAATCATTAAAGACCGACAATATTATCTTTAAAATGGATGTTGAAAAGGTACTTGATGCATTACCTGAAGAGCCGATCTTTGATCTTGTTGTAACTTCACCGCCATATGATATTGGGAAATCATATGAGAAGAAAATGCCGCTTGATGAATATGTAAATTGGCAAAAAAGGATTATCAAAAAGATATACCTCCGTCTGAAAGATACAGGAAGTATTTGCTGGGAAGTGGGCAATTATATTAATAAGGACGGTTCAATAATCCCTTTAGATATTGCTTTGGATCCAATCTTCCGAGAATTAGACATGTTTCTTCGAAATAGGATTATCTGGCATTTCGGTCATGGTCTACATAGCAAGACCCGTTTCAGCGGCCGATATGAAGTAATAATGTGGTATACAAAATCGGAAGATTATGTGTTTAACCTTGATCCAGTCCGCATTCCAGCTAAATATCCAGGAAAACGTCATTTTAAAGGGCCCCACAAGGGGGAACTTTCGGGGAATCCTCTCGGAAAGAATCCAGAAGACGTGTGGGATGATATACCAAACGTAAAGAGTAATCATATAGAAAAAACCATCCATCCATGTCAATTTCCTGTCGGACTTATTGAGAGGCTTGTGCTTTCAATGACAAATGTGGGGGGCCTAGTCTTTGATCCGTTTGCAGGTGTCGCATCGTCAGGTGTTGCTGCGATAATACACAATCGAAACTTCTGGGGATGTGAAATAGTAAATGATTATGTTGAAATTGGAAGAGATCGCTTACAGCAGTCCATAAATGGGACTATTAAATACAGAGAAAATAAACCTATTTACGATCATGAAAAGAGTAATCTCTCAAAGGTTCCAGAGGAGTGGAAGAGAAAGAAGGCGATTGATCATGGTAACTGCAACCCACAGTCACTGCGACGGAATATCGATTGTTCCAGTAGAATATGTAAGTGAACTCTGCACTGTTATCGAAGGCTACAAGAAGAAGCTCGGCTTTTATAAGATTTCTGATTTTAAGAAATATCTGATACCTTCAATAAAAAGGCACGGTTGGTCAGATGAATATTATCTGGATAGAACTTCAAAAATAACGATCACGTCAGTGAAGGATAAAACTGGCCTATGCATTCAAACAGGAAATATGGCGAGAGTGTATGCTGATCTGTTGAAACTTCAGGCTCTCTTTTCTCGGAGAACAATAGACTCTGGAATTCTTATACTTGCTACTGTAAAATGCGGTAGGCAATTTGGAGGAAACGTAGCATCATATGAGCGAGTTCTTCGTGAGCTGGATATATTTGACAAGGTGGTCACTATGCCGCTGGTGGTTATCGGTTTTAACAACGAAATTTAATGGGAGGCTAATCATGGAGTTACAAGATTTGGAACAGCTCGGCGTGAATATTATCAAGCGAACAACCGAGATAGATGCGAAAACCAAAGGCGTGCCTGGTACGCATCCTATCGAATTTAGGGGGAACCCAGAGAAACTTCCTGTAATTAGGGTCCGGCTTGGATTTCCAGTATATCGGCTAAAGAATGGCCGTACAAGTACATACCAGCTGGAGTACCTTGCGCTTCATCCTGATCTTCCGGATGACTTTTTCAAGAAGGATAATGATGCCATTACGGCACAAAAGGCTCAGCATGAGGTCCTTGGGCAACTCGTCGATGAAGAGAATCTCTTACAGTCATTTAAGGAGAAGGAGCAGCAGGTTCAGCCATTGATCTGCACAAATACAGGTGTTGTTGTAAATGGCAACCGACGTCTATGCGCGTGGCGAACCCTGTATTTATCCAATCCAATGCGGTATAAAAACTTTGAAACCATTGAAATTGCTATTCTTCCTGAATGCGATGAAAAGGAAATAACTGTTCTTGAAGAAAAGCTTCAGATTCAAAAGGAAAAACGTGCTGAATATAAATGGCATGCTAAGGCAATGATGGCACAGCAGAGGGAGCAAAGCGGTACGAAGCACGCGGATGTTGCCAAGGCCTTTGATCTGAGCTCTCAGAGATTAACTATTCTTGTCGATGCAAAAAACTATGCAGATAAATATCTAAAGACTATTGGAAAGCCGAATCAGTGGTCGTTAGTCGATAAGGATTACTATGCCTTTGAAAAGCTCGTAAAGAACATTAAGCAATTTAGCAATCAAGGTGATCAGGAACTGTTTGAGACGCTTGTGTTTAGTATGATTTCTCAAAGGAGTTCTAATGGACGTCTATACGACGTTATCGATGATGTAGCAGAACATTTTAATGCGTTAAAAGCAAAATTAGCAGCAAAAAATTACATCAGTGTCGATACTAAAAATGACTTGGGCTTGGATATTCTCGCAGGAGAGCACATTGAGGAAGATGTCGGCAGTAAGGTCGCTGATGTAATTCGTACGTCCGATGACGAAGAAAAAGTCATGATCGTAAAGCACGTTATGGATGTAATCGAGAGTGAAAAGGCCATAAAAAGTGAGATGGAAGCGGCTAACTACTTAATGAAGCAGGTGTCAAAAGCTTCAAGCATATTAAAAGCTGCTGCTGATCAGGCTTTGAATGAAAATTCCGAAATAGATGGCGTTCAGGATCAATTGGATTCCATAAAACAAGCCGTTGAGGAAATAGAGACATGGCTGAAGGAAAGATAATGAAATGGATTATTGATTATGACGGGGTCCGGGATTCTGCCATAGTATTAACTGATTCTACAGAGGATATTCTGTGGAGCACATTTATCCGGATCATGTCTACTTTCTCGACATCTTTTCAGCAACAGGGAAAGCAATTATTTATTCCCATAAGGACTTTCCTTTCCTTGCGGAGGAATATTGCTCAATTTCTCACTAATCACCATGATGAGATATCCGTTTCCTTCACTAATTCTATCAGCGAGAAGTTATCGAGAATAAACACCAGGTCTTACAATACCGCATTGAAATCTACGCCCTTAAGCAAGGATGTGGTACTTAATAAATTGCGGGCAATTGGATTCCGTCGTGAACTTACAGATAATCAATTGCGAAATGTGTGTAAACTCGGTTCCTTGCCAGCAGGGGCATCGTTCTCTGTACCTGGAGCAGGCAAAACGACGGAAGCGCTTGCCTATTATTTTTATAATGCAAAAGTCAACGACAAGCTGCTTGTTGTCGCACCTAAAAATGCATTTGGCGCATGGGAAGAGCAAATACAGGATTGTGTGGGGGACCTTCAATTGCAGTTCATTCGTCTTCGTGGTGGATATACCGCAATTGACAGGCTATTAAGAGATAAACCTAAGCTTATGCTCATTACATACCAGCAGTACGCAAGGGTGACGGATATTATCAATCGTTATCTAGAGCAGAATTCGGTCTTTATGTTTCTTGATGAAAGTCACCGAATTAAAAGTGGCTTTCATGGAGTTACTCCTGAAGCTATTCTCTCTTCTTGTACTCTGCCAGTACGTAAACTGATTCTCAGTGGTACGCCTATGCCGCAAAGTGTAGCGGATCTAATTCCGCAGTTCACTTTTTTATATCCAGACAGGCAAACCGATGCAGATTCAGTCGTCCATCAAATACAACCGGTGTATGTGCGAACCACAAAAGCAGAACTCGGATTGCCTGAAGTAAACCGCAAAACTGTAATGCTGGATATGTCCTCATTACAGCTAGAAATATATAGGTCCTTAAAGTCCGAAATGAAGCGGCAGCTTATTCCCATACTTTCCGATGCGTCCAAATCCTCACTTCGGGAACTCGGAAAACGGATCATAAAAGTAGTTCAGTTTGTGTCCAATCCTTCGCTGTTAGCCTCTGATATGGACTATGTGTTTGATCAGAGGATAGGAGAATTATTAGCAAAAACTGATGGGCCAAAAATAGATTATGCTTGTAATAGAGCGATGGAGTTAGCCTCGCAAGGCAAGAAAGTCATCATCTGGTCCCAGTTTGTGAGAAACGTTGAAATAATAAGTGATCGATTAAAGTTCCTTGGGGCAGATTTTATCCATGGTGGAGTCGATACTGGTGACGAGGAAGAAAGCGATACTCGTGAATGGAAGATTAAGCAATTTCATGAAAATCCTGAAAAAATGGTATTAGTAGCTAATCCTGCTGCAGCTTCTGAAGGAATTAGCTTACATAAGATCTGCCAAAATGCAATATATGTAGATAGATCATTTAATGCTGCGCACTACCTTCAATCTGAGGATCGTATACATAGGCTTGGGCTTAAACCTGATCAGCATCCGGAAGTAGAGATACTTGAATGTAAAAATACGATAGATCAAGTGATAGATCGTCGTTTGAGACAAAAAATAAATCTGATGGCGCAGTCATTAAATGATACTTCTTTAAATGTTGATACGGTTCACTATGATCCGGACATTGATGTTGAAGAGTCCTTATCTATTGATGATATAGAAGAAATCGAGCGATACTTTGGAGACGATAGTCTATGAAAAAATATATTTCAGACAGCTTAATCTCTGAAGCTTTACTCGTGATGAGAGCTATGAAGCAGTACGGTTGTTACACTATAGCTCAAATTAATAACATGAAGATGTATTATGGAATAAACAAGGATGCGGCCCTTAGTCTGGCTGAGCAATGTAACTGGATTGTTCTAAAAAATGAGACCACGTATGAGATCACTAATTATGGTGAAAATTTGCTACAGAACTTTAATGGTATGGAGCTTCGATTGAGCCTGTATAGAGACATTTTAAAGAAATACATTGTTACCTGTAAACCAATATGGGCCCGAAAAATCCCTTATGGTCGTAATGAGGCTTATCAGATTATGTCTGATGAGGAACAAGTATGTTTTAAAAAAGCCGGACTTATGGGTACCCCCGTTACTCTTGAAGAGGTGGAGTGGTGGGATTCACTTGCTGAGCGAGAACGGCAGGAGATAGAAAGAAAACAAGACGATGTTGGACGTAAAGGAGAAAAATTAACTATCCGATATGAACACCTTAGGACACAGGCTAAGCCTATTTGGGAATCTATTGAATCAAATCTCGCTGGATTCGACATCATTTCCCAGGTTAGCGATACAAACACAAAACAGATATTGATAGAGGTTAAATCATCAACTCATGGATTACAAGATGCATTTCTCTATGTATCCCATAACGAATGGAACTTTGCTTCAGCAGCATATAATCAAGAACGCTATTATTTCTACTTGTGGTTGTTAGAAACAACCCCGCAGTTAGCTGTAATTTCTTATCCGGATATGTTAAAACACATACCTTTTAACAATGGCTTGGGCGAATGGAATGAGGTAAGTATACCATTTGCTGCCTTTAAAGATGATTTCAGTCCACGAGATATTTGATATCACGATTGTACTATCTTTGAAACGGTAAGAACGTGTCCCTAGCTCCGTAGAATTTGCTATTTCATAGTATTGCTCCAAATATCTTCTGAAAGCTACGACTTATGCAGTTTTGATTTCTGAAGTACCGGTTGATTGAGTAGCAAGTGTTGCTATGAGCATTGGCAATTGCTTGTACCCTTTGATTCTACGGAATCCACGTTCTGCTTCAATGAAGCCGGCCGCTGCGTGTCGGAGAGCCATTCCGCCATCTCTGAAGTTAGACACCCTGCGGATGATACCACGGCAGGCGGAGTTGGCTGATTCCATAGGGTTCGTGCTGCACAATGTTTCACGAAGCATGCCGGGGATCTTGATCCGGTGCACTGTCAATGTCTCCTCAAGCCCTTCCAGAAGGCTTGCTGCTGCTTTTGGATATCGATACTCCAGGTTATTGGCAATGCTCATAAGCTTGCCTTTAGCGGCCTCATACTCGAACTCCCTGTAAGCCATGGTCATAGCGACAGATACATTCGCCTGCTCCGATTCCGGGAGGTATGACAGTACGTTACGTTTCTTGTGCACCTGGCAGCGCTGAACGAGAGCTTCTGTGCCGAATATATCCGTAACAGCTTTGTGGAGGGCTTTTCCACCGTCCAGCACATAAAGCCTTGGGCGAGCAGCATCCAGTCCTCTATGAATCAAGTCTTCCAGCAAGCCTTTTACAACGGTACTGTTTTCAGAGCCACCTTCAGCAATCCCTAAGATGCGCTTTCTGCCATCGCTGTCTATACCCATGGCGGCCAGTACGGTCAGCTTCCCGAGTTCCAGGCCATCGATCATCATAACCGGATAATCCTGGTCCAGCGTTCGTGTGAAGAATTCCTGCATAAGGCTGTCCATGCCTTCGATGAACCGCCGGCTGACCTCACTCTTGCTTGTGCATACCGCATCTGCGGTGTCTCCTTCCACTGTGCGGGAATATTTCCGTGTGCTTACTCCTGAAAGCAGCTTTGCCATGATTGCCTTGTTTAACGGATCTTCGGATTGAAACAAGCTGAGTGTTTCCAGTGGTAGTTCACCACTGCCATCAATGGCCCTAACCCTGGGGCGGTCTACCCTAACCTTCTTGCCGCCCATGACCACTGTAGTCTTGTCGGTACCGTGGCGGTATCCGGTGCGCTCCTCCGTATTGTGCTTTCCTTTGGGGCCGGCGTACTGTGCTACATCTTCTTCCAACATCATCCGCATGACATCAAGACCCAGCGCCATCGAGAGTTCCATCAACCCATAGCGCGCTTTTTCATGTAGTACGGTGCTGTTTATTATTTCGATACTCTCATTGACGGATCCCTTGTTCTCCTGATATACTTTCATTGTGACAGCTCCTTTGTTATTTGATAGTCTATTGCTTTGACAACTTTATTCTATCAGAACTACTTGGAGCTGTCATTCTCAATTTCTACGGAGTTTGGGGCAGAATCAACGGTAAACCTATTAAGCTTTCTTGATTAGGAAAGGAGGCGCAGGTGTGATGATGTCAGTAGCAAGAACAATATACCAGACCGGATTTGCAGGTTGGACTCTGTCCACCGGAAGCTGTAAAGGCCGAACGTATCCCTAGCTGCGTAGAATTTGATATTTCGTAATATTGCTCCAAATATCTTCTAAAAGCTATGTTATGCAGTTTTGTTTTCTGAAGTACTGGTTGAATGAGTCACAAGTTGCTATGAGCATTAGCAATTGCTTGTATCCTTTGATCCTGTGAAATCCGCATTCTGCTTCCATGAAGCCGTCCGGCTGCGTGTCGGAGAGCCATTCCACCATCCTTGAAGTTGGACACCCTGCGGATAATGCCACGGCATGCGGAATTAGCTGATTCCATAAGATTTGTGCTGCACAATATCTCGCGAATCATGCCGGGAATCTTGAGCCTGTGTACTATCAGTGCCTCCTCAAGACCTTCCAGAAGGCTTGCTGCATCGATATTGCAGGCTATTGGCAATGCCCATAAGCCTGGCTTTGGCGGCCTCATACCCGAACTCCCTATAGGCCATAGTCATGGCGACAGACACATTAGCCTGCTCGGATTCCGGAAGGTAGGACAGTACATTCATGGTTGCTGAACAACGCTGGAAGCCTCGTTAGCGTAAAGTTACCGTTGATGGAACAGGAGGTTATAGGTAGGGGTCGCTGAACAAAGTTAATCGATCAAGAACCAGCGGCCAATATCCACATATTGTTAGGATGTAAAAGTCTCTGCGAGCATTTTTGCGGTAGGTTCTTGGTTTCTTACGGATGCCTATGTAAGGGAAGTGCAAAACATCTATGATTTCTTCCAGGGCTTCTCTTACTAATCCCCCAGCTATGCTGGGGAGAATAGAGTAAACGGTAGTGTTACGTATGTTTTAAAACGCCTCCTATGTTAAAATGATATCGGTGTCGTAAGCCAATATCGACATAGGAGGCGGTCCAAATGGACAGCTCAAGTTTATCACATACAAAATGGAAATGCCAGTATCACATTGTGTTTATACCAAAGTATAGATAGACGGAAGGTGATGTACGGAAAGATTAAAGTGGATGTAAGAGAAATATTAAGGAAATTATGCAAATATAAAGGGGCTACGATTGTAGAAGGTGCAATATGCTCGGATCATGTACATATATGTGTAAGCATTCCTCCAAAACTGTCAGTATCCCAGTTTGTTGGGTACCTAAAGGGAAAAAGTGCACTGATGATATTTGATAAGGATCCTGAGTTTGGCAGTAAGTGGATGAAAGCGTTCTGGGCTAGAGGATATTATCTATCGACAGTAGGAAATATCACTGAAGATGCAATTAAGAAATATATCCAAGAGCAGCAGGAGAAAGCAAAGAAAGAAGAAATCAGTAAGTAAGAGCCTCTTTTAGAGGCAGATGGCAGTATTGCTTGCGGCACCAACATCTTTTAGGTGTAGCAGGTAATCAGCCCTTATAGGGCTAATATCAAGCCACCACTTGAAGTGGTGGTTAATGACTAGAAGAACCATCGCCAATAGCAAAAGCATTCAAATGAAATCTTTAAATGGGAATGTAGGAGCGGGTATGAAGTGAAAAAAGTATTGATTCCCGATGAATATATACCGGATTACAATCTATCAAAAGAGGAAGAAAAAAAGAGATTAGAGAGATATTTCAACGAATTAGAAAAAGCTTTGGAAGAGCTTTTCAGTATGCAAGATACTGGGTCTGAAATAGAGGGAACCGAGGCAGATGAAGGAGAGTGAGAGCATGAGTATGAGCTTGTACGTAATAGACGATGAATATCTGGTGCGGCTTGGAATCCGTGAGACCATCGAGTGGGAGAAATATGGGTTTTCCGTCGTCGGGGAAGCATCGGACGGAAAGCATGCATTGGATGAAGTGCTCAGGCTGAAGCCGGATGTCATACTGACGGATATCCGTATGCCGTTTATGGATGGACTGGAGTTTATGCGGCTGATCCGGGAAAAAGGTCTGGACTCTAAGGTCGTTGTCCTGTCAGGGTATGCAGAATTTGAATATGCAAAATCCGCTCTGGACAACGGAGCCTCTTCTTATCTCCTGAAACCCATCGATAATGACAAGCTGATTCGGATTGTCACCCGGCTGGGGAAGGAGATCACGCAGCAGCGGAAAAAGCAGAAGCAATATGATGGGCTGAAAGAAGGAATCCCCGTGCTTCGTGAGAAGTTCTTTCAGGACCTGCTGGGCGGTAAATATGAAGATCAAGATGTGATTCAGGAAAAAAGCAGATTGCTTGGCATTACCTATGAGGGGAATCATCTGGTCATTCTGATCCGGATGGATCATGAAGCAGGACTATCAGATGCAGTTCCCCGGGATCCAAGGGTTCCGGGAAGTCCCACTGGCGGAGAAGACTCATCTGTGGAAAATCTTCTGACCCGTCAGGTGCCAGACATCTGGGGCAGGGATGGGATGTTGATTCCCTGGAAACCGGGCCAATGGATGATTCTTTTATCTGTTTCCAATCCTTCTGATTCGACGATTTCCCATGTGAAGAAAAAGTGTCTGGAAATGATTGGCGAACTGGAGAATGCCTGCAATACTTCTTTTTCTGTCGGGATCAGCGGCATATGCCGGGCGTGGACGGATCTTCCCCTCGGAAGCCGCCAGGCGAATGAAGCTTCAGAGGTGAAATGGATGCCGGGTATCAACAGCGTCGTATCCTATGAGGAAATGGACGATACAGATTCCCGGGGAGATCGGAGCGGCTGCCACCGAGAGATACGAAGCGCTCTGGAGTATATCAGGGACCATTATTCCGAGGATATTACCATAGAGGACACAGCGGAGGCGGTTTATCTCAGCCCAAATTATCTGATGCATCTTTTCCGTTCGGAACTGGGCAGGACTTTTAATCAGTGTCTGACCGGATACCGCATGGAAATGGCGAGGAAGCTCCTGAAGAACCCAAAATACCGGATCAATCAGGTTTCCGGAATGGTTGGATATCAGGATGCAAAATATTTCAGTCAGCTGTTCCGGAAAGCAACGGGAATGCTACCGAAGGACTATATGCGGCAAAAGTGAGGCAATCAAATGACGGAATTTTTCAGGCGTTTTCGGATCCGGAACCGAATCGGGGCAGTCTTGCTTGTTGGCCTTCTTTTGTTTTCCATGATGATCTTTCAGACGGCCAAATTCGCTTCCCAAAAAATTATATATGACTACATGCATGGATATATTGCTGTGACCCATACGGAAATGATGGAAGGAATCGAGCTTCTGATGGATGAGGCCAATATGTTTGCCGTCCGGCTGCTGGCCAGTCCGGAAATATATAATCTGTTCAATGATCCGCTGTCCTTTTCGGAGCGGCAGGGGAAACTGTCAACAATTCTGGGCCGGCTTTTGATCCATGATGATACTGTCGGCGGAATTGACATTATCGGCGAAGACGGGGAGCAGCATGGTTATTTTCCCGATGGCAATTCTATCTCGGGTCCGGATGAGGAATACCTCCAGAGGATACGGAAATCCCGTTCTCCGGTGGTGGGTTCTGTGAAAAAGGATGCAGAAGGAAATTCCTTTATCCAGCTGGGGCGCAGGTATCGAAACTTTTATACCGGACAGGAGATTGGATATCTGATTCTTCTGATACGGGAGTCCGCTATTCGGGATATTTATGGAGAAGCCATGAAGGAATGGGGATATTCCTTTCTCATTTCAGACAGCGGGGAGATCCTGTCTCATCCGGATCAAAGTAAAACAGGCAAAATACTGTTAAGCGAAGGGCTTTTCGGATCCGATGAGCTTTCCGGATCGGATCATCCCTTTGATCACCAGGTGATCCGGGACGTCGGAAAATCCACGATTCTGGCAGTCTACCCTTTTGAAGGAAAACTGAAAAAGATGGGAATGAACTGGACCATCGTCAGCTTCATTTCCAAAGAGATCCTTGCGGATGTCATCAATGAAATCAATAAATATATCTTTCTGTCG includes these proteins:
- a CDS encoding BglII/BstYI family type II restriction endonuclease, with the translated sequence MVTATHSHCDGISIVPVEYVSELCTVIEGYKKKLGFYKISDFKKYLIPSIKRHGWSDEYYLDRTSKITITSVKDKTGLCIQTGNMARVYADLLKLQALFSRRTIDSGILILATVKCGRQFGGNVASYERVLRELDIFDKVVTMPLVVIGFNNEI
- a CDS encoding IS256 family transposase, with translation MKVYQENKGSVNESIEIINSTVLHEKARYGLMELSMALGLDVMRMMLEEDVAQYAGPKGKHNTEERTGYRHGTDKTTVVMGGKKVRVDRPRVRAIDGSGELPLETLSLFQSEDPLNKAIMAKLLSGVSTRKYSRTVEGDTADAVCTSKSEVSRRFIEGMDSLMQEFFTRTLDQDYPVMMIDGLELGKLTVLAAMGIDSDGRKRILGIAEGGSENSTVVKGLLEDLIHRGLDAARPRLYVLDGGKALHKAVTDIFGTEALVQRCQVHKKRNVLSYLPESEQANVSVAMTMAYREFEYEAAKGKLMSIANNLEYRYPKAAASLLEGLEETLTVHRIKIPGMLRETLCSTNPMESANSACRGIIRRVSNFRDGGMALRHAAAGFIEAERGFRRIKGYKQLPMLIATLATQSTGTSEIKTA
- a CDS encoding extracellular solute-binding protein codes for the protein MKKIIAICLLLSVFMVSCRKENVDQCKVLSIHQQNTLSVMSWRQEDAPAMKNLIDDFERSHPGIKMEMECVSLPQYAQTIQVRLSSGTGVSDVIFLKPDLDFFLSLTNRKALLDLSECDFLDQYPKELSSVYAVNEKQYGIPYTANVITTICNKEVLNRFDLQMPRCWEETEKIFNFLKKSGVVPIVCGGEQTDDMDKSYLPIFLANAEQYRYQSARIFFYYVHTQQTGDILSNDMVQSFLECMKSLADSGYYPAENLNLSKTQATELFANGKAAFLLGDTASVSTIYSYNPDCEFEFSQLPMEFGSLTGYKSIGTVLGIGSDTPAREECKEFISYLSQPEVATAYGDAINQLVLVNGVTPQNEMCLKIKDLFDQKLSFDPAACVSNYESWYRKPFNDLVARVISGQPVKLALEYGKKAYAELIAVTKYIILP
- a CDS encoding helix-turn-helix transcriptional regulator, producing MAISYKKLWKLLIDRDMKKKDLQQIAGISSASVTKLGKKENVNTEIIEKICKAFQCDVSDIMEMTEDNQKN
- a CDS encoding DUF3883 domain-containing protein produces the protein MKKYISDSLISEALLVMRAMKQYGCYTIAQINNMKMYYGINKDAALSLAEQCNWIVLKNETTYEITNYGENLLQNFNGMELRLSLYRDILKKYIVTCKPIWARKIPYGRNEAYQIMSDEEQVCFKKAGLMGTPVTLEEVEWWDSLAERERQEIERKQDDVGRKGEKLTIRYEHLRTQAKPIWESIESNLAGFDIISQVSDTNTKQILIEVKSSTHGLQDAFLYVSHNEWNFASAAYNQERYYFYLWLLETTPQLAVISYPDMLKHIPFNNGLGEWNEVSIPFAAFKDDFSPRDI
- a CDS encoding site-specific DNA-methyltransferase, which translates into the protein MSNNVLIVKDEPKISKSLKTDNIIFKMDVEKVLDALPEEPIFDLVVTSPPYDIGKSYEKKMPLDEYVNWQKRIIKKIYLRLKDTGSICWEVGNYINKDGSIIPLDIALDPIFRELDMFLRNRIIWHFGHGLHSKTRFSGRYEVIMWYTKSEDYVFNLDPVRIPAKYPGKRHFKGPHKGELSGNPLGKNPEDVWDDIPNVKSNHIEKTIHPCQFPVGLIERLVLSMTNVGGLVFDPFAGVASSGVAAIIHNRNFWGCEIVNDYVEIGRDRLQQSINGTIKYRENKPIYDHEKSNLSKVPEEWKRKKAIDHGNCNPQSLRRNIDCSSRICK
- a CDS encoding DEAD/DEAH box helicase, with the protein product MAEGKIMKWIIDYDGVRDSAIVLTDSTEDILWSTFIRIMSTFSTSFQQQGKQLFIPIRTFLSLRRNIAQFLTNHHDEISVSFTNSISEKLSRINTRSYNTALKSTPLSKDVVLNKLRAIGFRRELTDNQLRNVCKLGSLPAGASFSVPGAGKTTEALAYYFYNAKVNDKLLVVAPKNAFGAWEEQIQDCVGDLQLQFIRLRGGYTAIDRLLRDKPKLMLITYQQYARVTDIINRYLEQNSVFMFLDESHRIKSGFHGVTPEAILSSCTLPVRKLILSGTPMPQSVADLIPQFTFLYPDRQTDADSVVHQIQPVYVRTTKAELGLPEVNRKTVMLDMSSLQLEIYRSLKSEMKRQLIPILSDASKSSLRELGKRIIKVVQFVSNPSLLASDMDYVFDQRIGELLAKTDGPKIDYACNRAMELASQGKKVIIWSQFVRNVEIISDRLKFLGADFIHGGVDTGDEEESDTREWKIKQFHENPEKMVLVANPAAASEGISLHKICQNAIYVDRSFNAAHYLQSEDRIHRLGLKPDQHPEVEILECKNTIDQVIDRRLRQKINLMAQSLNDTSLNVDTVHYDPDIDVEESLSIDDIEEIERYFGDDSL